From the genome of Thiovibrio frasassiensis:
CGTGAAGGGGAGACGGTATTTTGTGCGACGCGTTACGGCAATGTTATGGCTTCGCGGGGTTCGGTTATTCCCCTGTTCGTCTCACAGCTCCGGGAAGGTAAGGCGCTCACGGTCACCGATCCGAACATGACCCGGTTCTTGATGTCGCTGGAAGATTCCGTGGATCTGGTGCTGTACGCCTTTGCCCACGCGAAGCAGGGGGATATCTTCGTGCAGAAGGCCCCAGCTTCCACCGTTGCCGAACTGGCACAGGCCTTGAAAGAGATCTTCGGCAAGGGCAATCCGATCCGGGTCATCGGGACCCGCCATGGTGAAAAGTTGTATGAATCGCTCATTTCACGTGAAGAGATGGCGCATGCCAAAGACCTGGGTGGCTATTACCGAATCCCGGCTGACAACCGCGACCTCAATTACGCAAAGTATTTCAGCGAGGGGGAGGAAAATATCTCCCGTCAGGATGACTATACCTCACACAACACGGAACGTTTGACTGTCGAGCAGGTCAAAGCCTTGTTGGTGAACCTGGATTTCATCAAGGAAGAATTCAATGTTTAAGATTATGACCATCGTCGGGACGCGTCCTGAACTGATCAAGATGAGCCGGGTGATTGCCGAGTTCGACCGATACACCAAGCATATTTTGGTCCACACCGGACAAAACTACGATTACGAGCTGAATCAGCTGTTTTTCGAGGATTTGGATATCCGTAAGCCGGATTATTTTCTTGAGGCGGTGGGCGAGAACGTTGCACAGACCATCGCGCGGGTGATCGAGAAATCCGATGCGGTCATGGAAAAAGAAAAGCCGGATGCAGTCATGTTGTATGGCGACACCAACTCCTGCCTGGCCGTTATCGCCGCCAAGCGCCGCAAAATTCCGGTATTCCACATGGAGGCGGGCAACCGTTGCTTCGATCAGCGCGTGCCTGAAGAACTGAACCGCAAGGTGTTGGATCACTTGAGCGACATCAATCTTGTGTTGACCGAGCATGCCCGTCGTTATTTGATCGCCGAGGGGATCCGCCCCGAAACCATCATCAAGACCGGTTCGCACATGCGTGAAGTGCTGGATTTTTACATGCCGAAGATCCAGACCTCGGATGTGTTGCAGCGAATGGGTCTGGAAGCGAACAAGTTCTTTATCGTGAGCGCGCATCGGGAAGAGAACGTTGATACCCCGCAGAATCTGGTGGATATGGTCGAAACGCTTAATTCGCTGGCGGAAACTTACAACTGCCCCGTTATCGTCTCCACGCATCCGCGCACTAAAAAGCGTTTGGATGCCTTGGAATTGGGGCAACTCAACCCGCAGATCAAATTCCTCAAGCCGTTCGGGTTTTGCGACTACATCAAATTGCAAATGGAGGCGTTGTGCGTTGTGTCCGACAGCGGGACGATTACTGAGGAAGGCTCGCTGCTCAACCTGCCTGCGGTCACCATCCGCAATGCACATGAACGGCCGGAGGGGATGGACGTGGGGACGCTTATCATGAGCGGGTTAAAGAGAGAGCGGGTGTTGGATGCGGTGCGCGTCATCATCGCCCAGCATGACAAGATCAGACGCGTGATGCGGCCGGTCCAGGATTACGAGGCAGGCGTGGTGTCCAAGCAATTGCTGCGAATTGTGCTGAGTTACGTCGATTATGTAAACCGCACCGTCTGGTCACGCTGGTGAACGCTCACCTGACGGCTATGTTGCTGACTGGAGTTAGGGTGAATCTTTATTGCGAGGTGTTATCTTGAGCCGAGCTCTTGTCACAGGGGCCAATGGCTTTGTTGGGCAACCATTATGCGAAGAAATGCTTCTTCGGGGATGGCAGGTTTTGGCTGCCGTCCGTTCTTCTCGTCGATTACCCCAAGACATGGAGTTGGTCACAGTGGGGGCAATAGACGGCGAAACGAATTGGGCCGAAGCACTACGCGGGGTAGGTGCTGTCGTTCATCTCGCCGCCCGCGTCCACATTATGCGCGACAAGGCGACTGACCCGCTCACCGAGTTCCGCGCAGTCAATGTCGCCGCTGCGTTGAACCTCGCCCGTCAGGCGGCTAAGGCGGGTGTGCAGCGGTTTGTCTACCTCAGCTCCATCAAGGTCAATGGTGAGCAGACATTGTCAGGGCAACCTTTCACCGAGGAGGATGTGTCTGTGCCGCTTGGCCCTTATAGTATTTCCAAATGCGAAGCCGAAGAAGGGCTGCGAACTCTTGCCCAGCGAACAGGAATGGAGGTTGTGGTTATTCGGCCCCCTCTGATCTATGGGCCGGGGGTAAAAGCCAATTTTTTGAATATGTTGCGCTGGTTGCATGCAGGGGTGCCGCTACCGCTTGGTTCGATCAATAATCGTCGAAGCATAGTCGCGCTGGATAACCTGATCGATCTGATCATCCGCTGCCTTGATCACCCGGCTGCGGCTGATCAAACTTTTTTGGTGTCGGACGGTGAGGATCTTTCCACTACAGCACTGTTGCGGCGAATGGCACATGCGCTGGGGAGACCGGCGCGATTGATGCCGTTACCCGTTTTTTTGCTGGAAGCTGGGGCTGTGTTATTGGGCCGGCGTGATATGGCGCAACGGCTGTGCGGATCCTTGCAGGTGGATATTTCCAGGGCGCGAACCCTCTTGGGGTGGAATCCTCCCATCAGTGTGGACGAGGGGTTACGCCGGACAGCGCAATGGTTCTTGCATGAAACGACTGTTTGATTTGATTCTGGCCGTTTGTGCAGTGCTTGTTCTGAGTTTGCCGCTTGTGCTGGTTGCGTTGTTGGTCAAGCTTACTTCTAAGGGGCCTGTTTTGTATTGGTCTGACCGGGTAGGGCGTAATAACAGGATTTTCAGTATGCCAAAGTTCCGCAGTATGCGGGTGGGAACGCCCGCGCTGGCAACACATCTCCTTGCCAAACCGGCTATGTATCTTACCAGGATTGGCGGCTTTTTGCGCAAGTCCAGTCTGGACGAATTGCCTCAGCTGTGGAGTATCCTCAATGGCGATATGAGCTTTGTTGGCCCTCGCCCGGCGTTATTCAACCAAGATGATCTGATTAAATTGCGCACCCAGTATGGTGTGCATGAGTTGATGCCTGGATTGACCGGTTGGGCCCAGGTGAACGGGCGGGATGAGCTGCCGATTCCTGAGAAGGTCAAGTTGGATGCAGAATATTTGCAACAGCGCTCATTGGCGTTTGATGTGCTGATCTTGTGGCGCACCTTTATCAAAATAGTGGCGGGGGATGGAGTTTCGCATTGAACGTGTTCGCCCTCGACAGTTTATAAAAGGTGATTCTGCTCAAAATAGGCTGCGGTGTAAATGAGGTGTGCTTTACGATTTCTGCACGACAACATGGGTAATTCTGTCAAAATCAAGTAGAGTCACTTCTTGGTTTACGTCAAAGAACTTAGGAAGCCGTATGAAATACCAATTTCGTAAATTGAATTTCTGGATTGTGCTTGGGGTTGAC
Proteins encoded in this window:
- the wecB gene encoding non-hydrolyzing UDP-N-acetylglucosamine 2-epimerase, with amino-acid sequence MFKIMTIVGTRPELIKMSRVIAEFDRYTKHILVHTGQNYDYELNQLFFEDLDIRKPDYFLEAVGENVAQTIARVIEKSDAVMEKEKPDAVMLYGDTNSCLAVIAAKRRKIPVFHMEAGNRCFDQRVPEELNRKVLDHLSDINLVLTEHARRYLIAEGIRPETIIKTGSHMREVLDFYMPKIQTSDVLQRMGLEANKFFIVSAHREENVDTPQNLVDMVETLNSLAETYNCPVIVSTHPRTKKRLDALELGQLNPQIKFLKPFGFCDYIKLQMEALCVVSDSGTITEEGSLLNLPAVTIRNAHERPEGMDVGTLIMSGLKRERVLDAVRVIIAQHDKIRRVMRPVQDYEAGVVSKQLLRIVLSYVDYVNRTVWSRW
- a CDS encoding UDP-glucose 4-epimerase family protein, producing the protein MLSRALVTGANGFVGQPLCEEMLLRGWQVLAAVRSSRRLPQDMELVTVGAIDGETNWAEALRGVGAVVHLAARVHIMRDKATDPLTEFRAVNVAAALNLARQAAKAGVQRFVYLSSIKVNGEQTLSGQPFTEEDVSVPLGPYSISKCEAEEGLRTLAQRTGMEVVVIRPPLIYGPGVKANFLNMLRWLHAGVPLPLGSINNRRSIVALDNLIDLIIRCLDHPAAADQTFLVSDGEDLSTTALLRRMAHALGRPARLMPLPVFLLEAGAVLLGRRDMAQRLCGSLQVDISRARTLLGWNPPISVDEGLRRTAQWFLHETTV
- a CDS encoding nucleoside-diphosphate sugar epimerase/dehydratase codes for the protein MFNDKVLMITGGTGSFGNTVLKRFLSTDVREIRIFSRDEKKQEEMRIALNDQKLKFYIGDVRDYDSIYQALKGVDYVFHAAALKQVPSCEFYPMEAVRTNVLGTENVMNAATANGVARLVLLSTDKAVYPINAMGISKAMAEKLMVAKARMQREGETVFCATRYGNVMASRGSVIPLFVSQLREGKALTVTDPNMTRFLMSLEDSVDLVLYAFAHAKQGDIFVQKAPASTVAELAQALKEIFGKGNPIRVIGTRHGEKLYESLISREEMAHAKDLGGYYRIPADNRDLNYAKYFSEGEENISRQDDYTSHNTERLTVEQVKALLVNLDFIKEEFNV
- a CDS encoding sugar transferase encodes the protein MKRLFDLILAVCAVLVLSLPLVLVALLVKLTSKGPVLYWSDRVGRNNRIFSMPKFRSMRVGTPALATHLLAKPAMYLTRIGGFLRKSSLDELPQLWSILNGDMSFVGPRPALFNQDDLIKLRTQYGVHELMPGLTGWAQVNGRDELPIPEKVKLDAEYLQQRSLAFDVLILWRTFIKIVAGDGVSH